One Ovis aries strain OAR_USU_Benz2616 breed Rambouillet chromosome 4, ARS-UI_Ramb_v3.0, whole genome shotgun sequence DNA window includes the following coding sequences:
- the KBTBD2 gene encoding kelch repeat and BTB domain-containing protein 2: MSTQEEKQINTEYAVSLLEQLKLFYEQQLFTDIVLIVEGTEFPCHKMVLATCSSYFRAMFMSGLSESKQTHIHLRNVDSATLQIIITYTYTGNLAINDSTVEQLYETACFLQVEDVLQRCREYLIKKINAENCVRLLSFADLFSCEELKQSAKRMVEHKFTAVYHQEAFMQLSHDLLIDILSSDNLNVEKEETVREAAMLWLEYNTESRSQYLSSVLSQIRIDALSEVTQRAWFQGLPPNDKSVVVQGLYKSMPKFFKPRLGMTKEEMMIFIEASSENPCSLYSSVCYSPQAEKVYKLCSPPADLHKVGTVVTPDNDIYIAGGQVPLKNTKTNHSKTSKLQTAFRTVNCFYWFDAQQNTWFPKTPMLFVRVKPSLVCCEGYIYAIGGDSVGGELNRRTVERYDTEKDEWTMVSPLPCAWQWSAAVVVHDCIYVMTLNLMYCYFPRSDSWVEMAMRQTSRSFASAAAFGDKIFYIGGLHIATNSGIRLPSGTVDGSSVTVEVYDVNKNEWKMAANIPAKRYSDPCVRAVVISNSLCVFMRETHLNERAKYVTYQYDLELDRWSLRQHISERVLWDLGRDFRCTVGKLYPSCLEESPWKPPTYLFSPDGTEEFEMDGEMVALPPV, from the exons ATGTCCACTCAAGAGGAGAAGCAGATCAATACTGAATATGCTGTGTCCTTGTTGGAGCAGTTAAAATTGTTTTATGAACAGCAGTTGTTTACTGACATAGTGTTAATTGTTGAGGGCACTGAATTCCCTTGTCATAAGATGGTTCTTGCAACATGTAGCTCTTACTTTAG GGCCATGTTCATGAGTGGACTGAGTGAAAGcaaacagacacacatacatcTGAGGAATGTGGATTCAGCCACCTTACAGATAATAATAACCTATACATACACGGGTAACTTGGCAATAAATGACAGCACTGTAGAACAGCTTTATGAAACAGCTTGCTTCCTGCAG GTAGAAGATGTGTTACAACGTTGTCgagaatatttaattaaaaaaataaatgcagagaatTGTGTGCGATTGTTGAGTTTTGCTGATCTGTTCAGCTGTGAGGAATTAAAACAAAGTGCTAAAAGGATGGTGGAGCACAAGTTCACGGCTGTGtatcatcaggaagctttcatgcAGCTGTCACATGATCTACTGATAGACATTCTCAGTAGTGACAATTTAAACGTAGAAAAGGAGGAGACAGTTCGTGAAGCTGCTATGCTGTGGCTGGAGTACAACACAGAATCACGATCGCAGTATTTGTCTTCAGTTCTTAGCCAAATCAGAATTGATGCACTTTCAGAAGTAACACAGAGAGCTTGGTTTCAAGGTCTGCCACCCAATGATAAGTCAGTAGTTGTTCAAGGTCTGTATAAGTCCATGCCCAAGTTTTTCAAACCAAGACTTGGAATGACTAAAGAGGAGATGATGATTTTCATTGAAGCATCTTCAGAAAATCCTTGTAGTCTTTACTCTTCAGTCTGTTACAGCCCCCAAGCAGAAAAAGTTTATAAGCTATGCAGCCCACCAGCTGATTTACATAAGGTTGGGACCGTTGTAACACCTGATAATGACATCTATATAGCAGGTGGTCAAGTTCctctgaaaaacacaaaaacaaatcaCAGTAAAACAAGCAAACTTCAGACTGCCTTTAGAACCGTGAATTGCTTTTATTGGTTTGATGCACAGCAAAATACCTGGTTTCCAAAGACCCCAATGCTTTTTGTCCGTGTAAAGCCATCTTTGGTTTGCTGTGAAGGCTATATCTATGCAATCGGAGGAGATAGTGTGGGTGGAGAACTTAATCGGAGAACTGTAGAAAGATACGACACTGAGAAGGATGAATGGACAATGGTAAGCCCTTTGCCTTGTGCTTGGCAGTGGAGTGCAGCAGTTGTAGTTCATGACTGCATTTATGTGATGACCCTGAACCTCATGTATTGTTATTTTCCAAGGTCTGATTCATGGGTAGAAATGGCCATGAGACAGACGAGCAGGTCTTTTGCTTCAGCTGCAGCTTTTGGTGATAAAATTTTCTATATCGGAGGGTTGCACATTGCTACTAATTCTGGCATAAGACTCCCCTCTGGCACTGTAGATGGGTCTTCAGTAACTGTGGAAGTCTATGATGTGAATAAAAATGAGTGGAAAATGGCAGCCAACATCCCTGCTAAGAGGTACTCAGATCCCTGTGTGAGAGCTGTTGTAATCTcaaattctctgtgtgtgtttatgcgAGAAACCCACTTAAATGAGAGAGCTAAGTACGTCACTTACCAATACGATCTGGAACTTGACCGGTGGTCTCTGCGGCAACATATATCTGAACGTGTACTCTGGGACCTAGGGAGAGATTTTCGATGCACTGTGGGGAAACTGTATCCGTCTTGCCTTGAAGAATCTCCATGGAAACCACCAACTTACCTTTTTTCACCGGATGGAACAGAGGAGTTTGAAATGGATGGAGAGATGGTTGCGCTACCACCTGTATAG